In Dermochelys coriacea isolate rDerCor1 chromosome 4, rDerCor1.pri.v4, whole genome shotgun sequence, the sequence TGAGTCAAAGGGCACTTTTATATTAGAAATATGTCAGCTAATAGTCTTGTGAACAAAAATatgttgcatttgctttaaaGGTAGTCCTTACCttatgtgggggaaaaaacataagacaaaatattgtaaaatgtgCATTTACTGTTACAATATGTAGTCGCGACGGTCAAAACACTAGCTGCATCAatgttttccaaaataatttcagGTTGTTTGCTAAAATGTGATTTCATTGTCAAGCAGAAGTGCTCAACTATAGTTATTtcccctttaaattaaaaaacatttgatATCTTCACCTTCAAATAATTGTGTTTTGTTCTGAACCGTGTCTGAATTTCTCTATAGCTTTCCAGGAAAAATATTTCAAGCCATATACTTTTATACTCTGTAACAggtgctctgaaaaaaaaatctcttgtaaTCTAGTGTTCTTGTAATAAGTGTTAACTAATAAAATGTCTCTACCACAGTCACAtgtttgtcaaaatgaaaaaaaacatgtCAAAACTATTTGATATAGTTACTAAAAATTAATCGTATATCCAAGATTGTAAAGAATCAATTGTACCGTAGTCAAAATACAAAGGACACAAATATAACTGTCTAATTTATTAACCTCATCACATCACAATGTGCAAAAGTTTGACCACCATCCTCATTACCCATCTTGCACCACGGCAATCTGTAAATTGGAAAATTTCACTGACAAAGAActtgaaatattaaaaacaattcaaTCTAGTAAGTAATCAAGTCTAGGAGGAGACTGAGCTGTACAAGCCACCTATGCTAGCAAGTCACTGAAGGAAGCTGTCTAACAATGGGGAAACTAAGGTGATGTATATTTTAGATACTGCTTTTTACTGATGATTTCACTGTCACACTTCACAAACATCGATTTCCAATATGTATTTTGTTTGGGCATTTACTAGAAGAAAATAATGCTCTAATTTAACAGACACTGAACCAATCAGGCAATTCTCTCCCAATGGATAGGTCAAAGAATTATAGAGATAAAGTGATCTTGTAGTTTCAAAGGTTGAGGTCCCTCCAATCCTTTTTTTTCCAATATTCAGTTAGAAATCCTTTTGGCTAGgtacctggagctgctgcactTATACATCCACAGTAAAAGAGCATCTGTCAGCTTGTTTCACCTGGATTTCTTTGAAATGACCACCACTTTTGCTTCTGATTTCTGGACGTCCGTCTAAGGAAAAGAGCAATTGAATAAGGCAACCATGTACTTTTGCTGCTGATTTATTATCATACAATTTAACTATAAAAACATTGTCCTTTAGTTAACAATGAACTTTATCTCAACTACCAACACAGGTCTTGTTTACACATAAGGAGGTACCCATTTAGCTATACGGGTATATAGTTTAAACCAGTTGGGTTGTACAATCCCCTTAGTATGGATGCAGTTAAATTGGTATAAAGTTGCTTATACCATTATAGTTTATTTTCCATGATATAAGCACTTTTTAAACTGATACAACTGCACCAACTTAGGAGTTGGACAAATTTAACTATcctgttaggaaaaaaaaatcacacctctaacCAAAACAGTTAAATCTCAACAAAAACTGTGCAGACCAGACCACAGTATACCTCAAATTATCATAAGAGATTTGTTACTATACTCTTCTATAATACCATGAACAAGATTCCACAGGAAATCACTCACTAGGAGACTCTGCTAATCCACTTCCCATTTCTATTGGAGATTGCAAAGAACAGCTGAACTGTGATACAAAAGTCATTTAGACTATTTAATAccattatcatagtatctgagtgcatcactccaatatatttatcctcatgaCATCCCTCTGAGGCAGAAAGTACTAGGTGACAGAAGTGTGGGTGAGCTGTAATAATTTATCAATACTGTATACTTTACATGTATGTCTGATAGAGGTTTACTAGATGATTTCAAAGGGTCAATTCAAGAATAAGCTACCACCACTTAAGGGGCCTGTTGGGGTAAGCATGGTTGATCCAGGGTACTGGAGCCCAGGATCTGATCTGGGAGTGGGAGAACCGCAGTGTTTCATCCCACAAGACACTGCACCTGAAGGGGTGCATTCAGACAATGGAGGGGAAGAAAGTGGTGCTAGTCCTGTATCCATAACATTACTACCCCcatgtttttccccccacaaacagGGACCACAGGCATAGAGAGACCTGCCAAAGGTCACACACGAAGTCTGTTGGAACTGAACCGTTGTGGAATTGGAACCTTTTCCATCTAACTAGTTACAATTTCTTAGAGGTTTTACATATCCCCTACCTTTTTCTTGGTGAGGAAAAGTTTCAATTAATATTCTCAAAGGTTCACTGTCTGCCTTCAAGATATAAATACAAAGGCTATCTATGTAATCAGGGCCACGTCCTActgttcttactcaggcaaaatacCCATTGACTTCGTTGGGAGTTCTgtttgagtaaggactgcaggatttgtccATTGGGGAGCAAGTAAAGAACATCTGTTACCATTACACTAGAGAAGGAACTGCCTTCAGACTGTGCTACTAAGTATGGTGGAAGTTCTGAATCGTAAGCCAAAACACTATGGTGTGGAAGAAAAGCAATTTCGACTCCTGAAATATAAGCAGCATCTACAGATGCTGCCACTGAGGCTCAGAAGAACTTTGTGGAAGCAATGTAGTTATTTTCTAATACGGTCCAACAGTTTTAGTAAAAAGACCACTTATCCATGTAATCAatgtaaaataaagttaaaaaaaactccaATGGAAGAGATTGAAATGATAGCTTACTTGATATAAAAGAAAGTTTCTCTCTTTTGATGTTAACGGCACTCCCAGAGGGACCTACAGCAGCTGGATGACGAACTGCACGCTCTGCCAAGCTTGGTTTAATGTTAAACCGCTCTTCAAAACACAATTACAATTCATTCATTACAGTCCACATACTCATAGCCTTCATACAGTtcttcaaagtgatttttttttatttaaaagacactCCCACCTataaaatctaaataaagaaaCCAAAATCATCACAAACTCTAGCAAAAGAAAAGAGTGCTCTGGCaaaaaaatatcataattttATTCTGCAAAAGCTATACACAAGGGGACACACAAAATAAGTTTATAAGGTGACAGTGCACCTACTGTATGTGGTGGTGGGTTGTTTGTTTAAGAGGCTATGATATGTTTTAGCAATCACATTGTGGGAAGAtgaaggatatgtctacacttaaactattacagcagcacaactgcatcTGCTCCACTGCAGACATTACACTGATGGGAATGGTTCTCCCATTGACAACGGTAATTTGTCTTCCCGAGAGGCAGCttctaggtcaatggaagaattcttcttttgATCCAGTGCTGTGTACACCCAAGTTttggttggcatagctatgtctctcagaggtgtacatttttcacacccctgaccaccatagctatgctgatgtaaattcccagtgtagaccagcccttaatcCGAGATAGGTCTTATCCTTAAATAAGCATGAGAAGCTGTTTTGCAACAGATTACAAAGTGCGTCTCTGAATAGCCAGGTGTATTAGTGCTGAGTTTGGCCAACtaaataaagcactttgaagaacaAAAGCAATAAGTATTATTCTTTTGTTCTCATTTATTACTTGACACAGAATAACCGCTGTCGTTATAGAAATCCAAACTTTTTGACCCACAAGTTTAAATTTAGACAAATTTTAACCATGTGTCTTTTCTACTGACAATCCGGACTGATGCTACCATTTGGGCCATATCAAGCTGAGTCCTGTAATAATTTCAAACTTTAGCCGTATACTCCTAGAAAATGTTGCTTAGAGCAGCTAACTTAGAGTTTAAGGCCCTGAACATGTAAACACTTACATGtgaccgggggggggaggggaaagagggctTAGGCTATCCCCACATGGTGccttttccctttgggaaatatggtcaccgtGCCCCAGTCGGATGCTGTGGCAAAAGGGAGTAACTGTGTTTCTCATATGTATAAAGTGGGGAGTTGGAATAAGGAGGTGatgttacctctgtatatggcttTGGTTAGACTATTCTGGCATACTGTAACCAGTTCtgttgtccacattttaaaaaaagatgttgaaaaactgaaaagggtgcagaaaaaaggcacaaaaatcaCTTGAGGGATGGAAAAAATGCCTTACAATGTGATATAAAGAGCTCAATcagtttagcttatcaaaaagaagatttgaGAGGTGACTTGTTACAGTGTATAAGCATCTTTAGGAGatgaaaataccaggtactaaaagGGATATTAATGTAGTGGAAAATGGCATAAGAATCAGGAAGCTGAAACCAACCaagttcaaattaaaaaatatttgtgcCATAGTTAGAACAGTAAGGATGgttaaccattagaacaaactACGAACGGAAGTGGTACATTCTCCAtcccttgatgtcttcaaatcatgacTGGATACCTTTCTTTAGTCAAAGAAGTTATGGCATTTCATACACAGGTAACTGGGAGAAATTTAACAGCCCTTGACACACAGGGGGTCAGACTTGATGTCTTATGGTTTCTtttggtcttaaactctatgaatctatggtagtaaagttaagcacatgtgtttgtgtttgcaggatcagggcctcaaagAGTAAAGATCAGCTGCTTTTTAGCAAATTCATCCAAGATCATAAAAGGTGAAAAAGAATTAAACAGAATAGTTAAGCAAGCTCAAAGTATATATTTCACCTTCCACTCTTGAAGGCTTACTGAGAACATTTGAAATATGGGCCAACTCACCGCATTCCCCAGGCCCACTGTCCAATTAAGTTAAATTGACCTGATAAGTGAAAAGCTTAGGTTCAATAGTTCCCTGTTTGTACGTTTTTACTAGCAGGAAATCAGTGGAGTACCAAGATCTCCCTGCTCCAGAAACACTTCAACTATTTAGAGTTAAGCCAGCTAAAGAAGTGATCATGGCAGCAGCAGCTTTTAATGCAAAGGAATGGCAAAAAGTGAATGAATCACTTGTAAGTAATATGGAAATGGTGGAAACTTTATCTGTTATTTCAGCTATATTCCATCATTATAATATCACTAATATTAATGTATCATCTAAGTATCACTGTTCACTTTGAATGCAACTGGCTGAAAATGTTTCCTCAAATGATGTAATCAGAAAGTGGTATGTTTTCTTTATAATTTCCTAAGCAGTTACTAATCCTCTTCATGTTACTCACACCAATAGTTCCACTACCTTCAGTGGGGTGACAAGTTGTAGTTAAAGCAAGCATGACTTGGCCCAAAGATCATTCAAATATTTGCCTGTTTTCCATTTTCAATTGTCAGACTAACAAAGTAGGACAGTGAACATgggaaacaatcagttgcaccaTGTACATCAGTTTTTTATACTTGCTTTGAAAAACCACTCACTTGGGTTCTCTTCCCTCTCTACCAGTCTCTGTTGCATATGCATATTGATGATAGCATTAACCTTTTGTCTATTTTTGTTAACGTTGGGCTCTATCATTATTTCTGTTAGCTGAATGTTGTTCTTGATAGCCTTTGAAGCTGTTGACCTGGCAACCATCGGTAACTGCTCCTGATAATAGTGGTCTGTAAAGTCAACCTCACcctgaatatttttaattctgggggagaaaaaaaaaaagcaaatgttatGAGTCAGTTACGTTACTACAAATAAATACTGAACACATTATTATACTAAACACCTTTCAAGATACTGGTTACATAACTAATGAATTCTCACAATTCCATTGTGTGGaaggtattatctccattttataaatggggaaacctTGACACAGAGATAAGCGATTTGCCCAAACCCACAGAGACAGTGTCCCGGCCAGGAAAAGAATACAGGAGCTCCTGGTGCTCAGTCCACTAGACCAAaactctcaaactttttttccaaagTATGGACTATTCTTAAGAGAAAGTCTTCTGTGAGCCATCTCCACTCACATTCCGATTCATGATTGTTAAAACATGTACAAGTCACACCTGAAGCCAGAGACCCAGAGAGAAACAAGAGCTTTCTACAGCTGTCTAACCTGGGAGCCGAACATGCAGACACTTGCCGATGCAAGTTACTTCACTCAGGTAATCATGTGACTAAAGCTGTTCACATGCATAGGACTCTCCACATCTGCCTA encodes:
- the SPATA4 gene encoding spermatogenesis-associated protein 4, which translates into the protein MSYSHAPKRTGLPRAVLRWLQSLDLSFFPRNFRRDFSNGCLIAEIFSWYYPEHIHSHGYENGASLATKLSNWSQLGQFFSRRKLKLAQELIDGTIHCKPGAAEILVQDIYSMLTNGRIKNIQGEVDFTDHYYQEQLPMVARSTASKAIKNNIQLTEIMIEPNVNKNRQKVNAIINMHMQQRLVEREENPKRFNIKPSLAERAVRHPAAVGPSGSAVNIKREKLSFISNGRPEIRSKSGGHFKEIQVKQADRCSFTVDV